One Actinomycetota bacterium DNA window includes the following coding sequences:
- a CDS encoding phage holin family protein, with protein sequence MRLLVRWLLCSLALAATAWLLPGFEVTGEVGIISIAVMAVLLGLLNATLKPLLTVLGCGFVVLTLGIGMLFINGLVFWLAGSWAPGISIDGYWTAFFAAIITSVISWALSLVVPDAADGGRKSGS encoded by the coding sequence ATGAGGCTGCTCGTCAGGTGGTTGCTGTGCTCGCTCGCGCTCGCCGCGACCGCGTGGCTGTTGCCCGGATTCGAGGTCACCGGCGAGGTCGGCATCATCTCGATCGCGGTGATGGCGGTGCTGCTCGGGCTGCTCAACGCGACGCTCAAGCCGCTGCTCACGGTGCTCGGGTGCGGGTTCGTCGTGCTCACGCTCGGCATCGGCATGCTGTTCATCAACGGGCTCGTGTTCTGGCTCGCCGGCTCGTGGGCGCCCGGCATCTCGATCGACGGCTACTGGACCGCGTTCTTCGCCGCCATCATCACGAGCGTCATCTCGTGGGCGCTGTCGCTGGTCGTGCCCGACGCCGCCGACGGCGGCAGGAAGTCCGGTTCGTAG